A single window of Nicotiana tomentosiformis chromosome 1, ASM39032v3, whole genome shotgun sequence DNA harbors:
- the LOC138891479 gene encoding uncharacterized protein codes for MEEALWAYRTTHRTPTQATPYSLVYGVEAVLPLERQIPSLRLAIQEGITDEENARFRLSELEALDEKRLEAQQSLEWKFTSKWDGPYVIQEAYSSGAYKLVDADGMRIGPINGKFLKKYYP; via the exons ATGGAAGAAGCTCTATGGGCATATAGGACGACTCACCGCACGCCAACACAAGCGACTCCTTATTCACTCGTTTATGGAGTCGAAGccgtcttgccactcgagcgtcaaataccttcattacgactggctattcaagaagggatcactgatgaagaaaatgctcgatTTCGATTAtcagagttggaggctcttgatgagaagagattggaagctcaacagagtcttgaat GGAAGTttacttcaaaatgggatgggccatatgtcaTACAAGAAGCTTACTCAAGTGGGGCATACAAGTtggttgatgcagatggcatgagaatcggccctatcaatggcaagtttttgaagaagtattatccttga
- the LOC138891478 gene encoding uncharacterized protein has product MAVEMKQFQLQVFGDSHLVINQLLDSYEVKKPELRPYHDYAKNLMGWVGDVTIQYVSRKENKKADSLAALASSLTLSDQAQVTVCQKWVLPPPNEVEGEGNELKHLVAVSEAEKEEWRQPIIDYLSYGILPENPRRRTKIRRCAPRFLYYKDTLYRRSFEGVLLRCLGEEEALQAL; this is encoded by the coding sequence atggctgtcgAAATGAAGCAATTtcaattgcaagtctttggtgactctcaCTTGGTGATCAACCAACTTTTGGATAGTTATGAGGTCAAGAAACCTgaactacgcccatatcatgattatgctaaAAATTTAATGGGATGGGTCGGTGACGTGACTATTCAATATGTGTcaaggaaagaaaacaagaaggctgattctttagctgccctagcttcaTCATTAACCCTGTCTGATCAAGCTCAAGTTACtgtctgccaaaaatgggtaTTACCGCCGCCAAATGAAgttgaaggtgaaggaaatgaactcaagcatcttgtcgctgtttctgaagctgagaaagaagaatggcgacaacccatTATTGACTACTTAAGTtatgggatacttccagaaaatcCGAGGAGAAGGACTAAAATCCGTCGTTgtgcacctcgcttcctttactataaagatactctatacagaaggtcattcgagggagtactcttgcgatgcttaggggaagaagaagcactccaagctttgtAA